From one Silene latifolia isolate original U9 population unplaced genomic scaffold, ASM4854445v1 scaffold_70, whole genome shotgun sequence genomic stretch:
- the LOC141640021 gene encoding protein FAR-RED IMPAIRED RESPONSE 1-like: protein MTVNRQGFFFDYDVDSDGSLSKAIWADGIARRNYSVFGDAVLFDPTYSTNKYDMAFTPFTGVDHHKRSVRFCDALVAHEDAGSFQWVFSRFLVAMGEKEPKYIITDQDPRILKAVPIVFKTARHRYCMWHIMNKVLSKFGVTREDYSEFVKKLNAIIWDEDIEAAEFDAKWEEIGQEHTVNNINWFKEMYSKRKHWVMAHCRDLEMGGVMRTTQRSESENSFFKRFESKSGTLVEFSLRFDSVMDQQRHTQKKLDNGNRHTSPQISTHLDIEMHRAQVYSHKVLEEFQEEVKYSIDTCKSRGFSEAGSSEVTTVRDANRDINYQIHLKQLVAAECLKGKALYAGIWCKDEIRTKMFDCNGEAAEDVDIIDGNQIAMSVMWSEIHKTVAMLMGKLKADVDNFSSVIREFKEKLSPYGSPMNKQQQLEKILGCSASQEITILPPKQSKNKGSGKRMLSLKAKAAALASKPKRMCRYPVTRQGREERMGKKGGYATADDGARGLHSLSLEVLASQIGNVEGKGAFAVMFM from the exons ATGACTGTTAATAGGCAagggttcttctttgactatgatgttgattcGGACGGTAGTCTGAGTAAAGCTATATGGGCCGACGGtatcgctagaaggaactactctgTTTTTGGTGATGCAGTGTTGTTCGATCCAACgtattccaccaataagtatgaTATGGCCTTCACACCTTTCACAGGGGTAGATCACCATAAACGATCAGTCAGGTTCTGTGACGCGCTGGTTGCTCATGAAGACGCGGGTTCGTTTCAATGGGTTTTCAGCCGCTTCTTGGTTGCGATGGGTGAGAAGGAGCCTAAGTATATTATCACCGATCAGGATCCTCGTATTCTTAAAGCGGTACCCATCGTGTTCAAGACAGCGCGTCACCgatattgtatgtggcatatcatgaacaaaGTGCTAAGCAAGTTTGGAGTGACGAGAGAAGATTATTCTGAATTTGTAAAGAAATTGAATGCCATTATATGGGATGAAGACATTGAAGCGGCAGAgttcgatgcaaaatgggaagaaataGGACAAGAACACACAGTTAATAACATTAATTGGTTTAAAGAAATGTATTCTAAAAGGAAGCATTGGGTTATGGCACATTGTAGGGACCTAGAGATGGGTGGTGTAATGAGAACaacccaaagatcagagagcgaaaatagtttttttaagagatttgagagCAAGTCGGGAACGTTAGTTGAGTTTTCGCTGCGTTTTGACAGCGTGATGGACCAACAAAGACACACGCAGAAGAAGCTTGACAATGGTAACAGACACACTTCCCCTCAAATATCAACGCATCTAGATATCGAAATGCACAGGGCGCAAGTGTATAGTCATAAAGTATTAGAGGAATTTCAAGAAGAGGTCAAGTACTCAATCGATACTTGTAAAAGCAGGGGTTTTTCTGAGGCAGGCTCTTCAGAGGTGACAACTGTAAGAGATGCAAACAGGGACATAAATTACCAG ATACATTTAAAGCAACTTGTAGCTGCAGAATGCTTGAAAGGAAAGGCATTATATGCCGGCAT ATGGTGCAAAGATGAAATCCGCACGAAAATGTTCGATTGTAATGGGGAAGCAGCTGAGGATGttgatataatagatggaaaCCAGATTGCGATGTCAGTAATGTGGTCAGAGATTCATAAGACAGTTGCTATGCTCATGGGCAAATTAAAGGCGGATGTCGACAACTTTTCTAGTGTAATTAGAGAGTTTAAGGAGAAACTATCACCCTATGGATCACCAATGAATAAACAACAACAGTTGGAGAAAATTCTTGGCTGTTCTGCTAGTCAGGAGATAACCATTTTGCCGCCCAAGCAATCAAAAAACAAGGGAAGTGGAAAGAGAATGTTGTCGCTTAAGGCAAAAGCAGCTGCCTTAGCAAGCAAGCCAAAACGCATGTGTAGATATCCA GTCACGAGGCAAGGCAGGGAAGAGAGAATgggcaagaaaggtggctatgccaccgcagacgatGGTGCCCGTGGTCTTCACTCCCTGAGTCTGGAAGTACTGGCCAGTCAAATAGGCAATGTTGAAGGCAAAGGGGCCTTCGCTGTCATGTTCATGTAA